Proteins found in one Acanthopagrus latus isolate v.2019 chromosome 3, fAcaLat1.1, whole genome shotgun sequence genomic segment:
- the LOC119017296 gene encoding gastrula zinc finger protein XlCGF8.2DB-like isoform X2: MTENEEGHKLQDSDVQQLLVIKEEVEWSSSLDQQDPPELPHIKEEQEELWTRQEGEQLPGLEEADIKFTFTPVPVKSEEDDEEEPQSSQLHQIKTEEFRDGEHLKTEAEGEDCGGPEPVKDSDPDSHLQPADEDKTSHSSEPETDDSWDWEDTREPRSGLKRLQNNEEPVGDVKCNVGGKPFSCTVCGKRYPRRNSLNDHMKLHSEGKRFGCSVCTKTFQWRAGLERHMRIHTGEKPFSCCFCGLEFAQNSSLISHLRVHTGEKPFKCSICKAQFRVSCNLSKHMRSHSGDKPFSCSVCGKRFAQRETLRRHSSVHTGEKPFTCSVCGKTFARPENLRRHSTVHTGERPFSCSICEKRFTQLAVMQKHKCVGESSQNK, encoded by the exons ATGACGGAGAACGAGGAGGGACATAAACTACAGGACTCAG acgtccagcagctgttggtgatTAAAGAAGAGGTGGAGTGgagctccagtctggaccagcaGGACCCACCAGAGCTgccacacattaaagaggaacaggaggaactctggacCCGTCAGGAGGGAGAACAACTTccagggctggaggaggctgatatCAAGTTCACATTCACTCCTGTccctgtgaagagtgaagaagatgatgaagaggaacctcagtcctcacagcttcacCAAATCAAAACTGAAGAGTTCAGAGATGgagaacatttgaaaacagaagctgaaggagaggactgtggaggacCAGAACCAGTCAAGGACTCAGATCCAGACAGTCATTTACAACCAGCTGATGAGGACAAGACGTCACACTCCTCTGAACCTGAGACTGATGACAGCTGGGACTGGGAGGACACCAGAGAACCTCGGTCAGGTTTAAAGCGTCTGCAAAACAATGAAGAACCTGTAGGTGACGTGAAATGTAATGTTGGAGGGAAACCTTTTAGTTGCACTGTCTGTGGTAAAAGATACCCGCGGAGGAACTCCTTAAACGATCATATGAAACTTCATTCTGAAGGAAAACGCTTTGGCTGCTCAGTctgtacaaaaacatttcaatggAGAGCAGGACTGGAGAGGCACATGAGGAtccacacaggggagaaaccGTTTAGCTGCTGCTTCTGTGGGCTGGAATTTGCCCAGAATTCAAGTTTGATCTCTCACCTGAGAGTTCATACAGGAGAGAAACCTTTCAAATGCTCAATTTGTAAAGCACAATTCCGTGTCTCGTGTAATTTGTCCAAACACATGAGATCGCATTCTGGAGACAAACCCTTCAGCTGTTCGGTGTGTGGTAAGAGATTCGCACAGCGTGAAACTCTGAGACGACATTCGAGCGTCCACACGGGGGAGAAACCATTCACTTGTtcagtttgtggaaaaacattTGCACGGCCAGAAAATCTGAGGCGACATTCAACCGTCCACACGGGGGAGAGACCGTTCAGCTGCAGCATTTGTGAGAAAAGATTCACTCAGCTGGCAGtgatgcaaaaacacaagtgtgtcGGTGAGAGCAGCCAGAACAAATGA
- the LOC119017307 gene encoding zinc finger and SCAN domain-containing protein 31-like yields MTEKEDEHKLQNTDVQQLLVIKEKVEWSSSLDQQDPPELPHIKEEQEELWTRQEGEQLPGLEEADTRFTLSPVTVKSEEDEEELQSSQLHQIKTEEFRDGELLKTEAEGEDCGGPEPVKDSDPDSHLQPADEDKTSHSSEPETDDSWDWEDTREPRSGLKRLQNNEEPVGDVKCNVGGKPFNCTISGKRYPQRNSLNDHMKLHSQSKGFSCSVCKKMFPCSSCEHRPCFSGQMVSAPRTGTPRLTHQDRACAMGKLQAGVPQNQVAALLGVSPSTISKLKAKFRLTGDVIDRPRSGRPKKTTPQEDRFLTLSARRNRWQSSTDLQSKFAGRYGRRLSAQTIRNRLHAADLRSHRAARRPTATARHRQAR; encoded by the exons ATGACGGAGAAGGAGGACGAACATAAACTACAAAACACag acgtccagcagctgttggtgatTAAAGAAAAGGTGGAGTGgagctccagtctggaccagcaGGACCCACCAGAGCTgccacacattaaagaggaacaggaggaactgtGGACccgtcaggagggagagcagcttccagggctggaggaggctgataCCAGGTTCACACTCAGTCCTGTcactgtgaagagtgaagaagatgaggaggaacttcagtcctcacagcttcacCAAATCAAAACTGAAGAGTTCAGAGATGGAGAGCTTTTGAAAACAGAAGCTGAAggagaggactgtggaggacCAGAACCAGTCAAGGACTCAGATCCAGACAGTCATTTACAACCAGCTGATGAGGACAAGACGTCACACTCCTCTGAACCTGAGACTGATGACAGCTGGGACTGGGAGGACACCAGAGAACCTCGGTCAGGTTTAAAGCGTCTGCAAAACAATGAAGAACCTGTAGGTGACGTGAAATGTAATGTTGGAGGGAAACCTTTTAATTGCACCATTTCTGGTAAAAGATACCCGCAGAGGAACTCCTTAAACGATCATATGAAACTTCATTCTCAAAGTAAAGGATTCAGCTGCTCAGtctgtaaaaaaatgtttccatgttcCAGCTGTGAGCACCGGCCCTGCTTCAGTGGTCAGATGGTGTCTGCTCCAAGAACCGGCACGCCACGTTTGACTCATCAGGATCGGGCCTGTGCGATGGGGAAACTTCAAGCTGGTGTTCCGCAAAACCAGGTTGCTGCATTATTGGGAGTGAGCCCGAGTACCATCTCCAAACTGAAGGCCAAGTTCCGTTTGACGGGGGACGTCATAGACAGGCCGAGAAGTGGGCGTCCCAAGAAGACGACCCCCCAAGAAGACCGTTTCCTTACGCTGTCAGCTCGTAGGAACCGCTGGCAGTCTTCTACAGATTTACAGTCAAAGTTTGCTGGGCGATATGGCCGACGACTTTCTGCACAGACAATCCGGAACAGACTGCACGCAGCCGATCTCCGGTCTCACAGGGCTGCCAGGAGGCCGACGGCGACCGCCCGACACCGTCAGGCCCGCTGA